From one Lemur catta isolate mLemCat1 chromosome 5, mLemCat1.pri, whole genome shotgun sequence genomic stretch:
- the LOC123638769 gene encoding putative ankyrin repeat domain-containing protein 19 → MKKFFTSLRKEGEGKSPSKGSGKSPSKGSLWKAVVAHRDEIPEKAYTETCYEIDARELTEFHCAVCFEEASKVENILREDPSWLDSRDWYRRTALHLACATGRAEVVTLLIKRKCKLNLSDNKKRTALMKAVQCQEEECVTILLKALAEVDRQDAYGNTALHYAVSQQNVSIAKQLLSCGAFIDRRNKSHLTPLLLAVSRKEEEMVKFLLAFGANINAVDKLKRNAFMLAKESQSTRVLSLLQDHVDRMALGQNLDDTFAIGFNRNRIPQQISQDKEEKILENPSQISNPVVDEITEDPMFRISIKPDIYGKPDTDSFSEHLDVDTKNVLPPGVIKQMTAYGRHMKTVQAKFTVRTEDGTMFEDSIFNDPPVVPSLPTASVDVQGFHDPFLQPPGPGLKASFKSSTKPGSTEEETTKPAGLREENAKRSLLTSRPKEEEASSPADSDSENVAQPGLTKPMVYLKIFNLQRG, encoded by the exons ATGAAGAAGTTCTTTACCTCCTTGAGGAAGGAGGGCGAGGGAAAGTCGCCCTCCAAGGGCAGCGGCAAGTCGCCCTCCAAGGGCAGCCTGTGGAAGGCTGTGGTGGCCCACAGGGACGAGATTCCTGAGAAGGCCTACACGGAGACCTGTTATGAGATCGATGCGAGAGAGCTAACCGAGTTCCACTGTGCTGTTTGCTTTGAGGAGGCATCTAAAGTTGAGAACATCCTGAGGGAAGATCCATCATGGTTGGACAGCAGAGATTGGTACCGCAG GACTGCTCTACATTTGGCCTGTGCCACGGGCCGGGCAGAAGTGGTGACACTCCTCATCAAGAGAAAGTGCAAACTTAACTTGTCTGACAACAAAAAGAGGACAGCTCTGATGAAG GCCGTCCAGTGCCAGGAGGAGGAGTGTGTAACCATACTGCTGAAGGCTCTGGCTGAGGTAGATCGTCAGGATGCCTATGGCAACACTGCTCTTCACTATGCTGTTTCTCAGCAGAATGTATCAATAGCAAAACAACTGCTCTCATGTGGTGCATTTATTGATCGCCGAAACAAG AGTCACCTCACACCACTTTTACTTGCTGTAAGtcgaaaagaagaggaaatggtgAAGTTTTTACTAGCATTTGGAGCAAACATAAATGCAGTTGATAAGTTGAAAAG aaatgctttcATGCTGGCGAAAGAGTCTCAGTCAACACGTGTACTCAGTCTTCTTCAGGACCATGTTGATAGGATGGCCTTAGGACAGAATCTAGATGACACTTTTGCTATTGGTTTCAATAG aaatagaattccccAACAAATTTcacaagataaagaagaaaagattctggaaaatccTTCTCAAATTAGCAATCCAG tagtgGATGAGATTACTGAAGACCCCATGTTCAG GATTTCCATCAAACCGGATATTTATGGAAAACCAGATACTGACTCATTTTCTGAACACCTCGATGTTGATACCAAG aatgttctgcCACCAGGGGTAATAAAGCAAATGACTGCTTATGGGCGACACATGAAAACtg TACAAGCCAAATTTACTGTGAGAACAGAAGATGGAACAATGTTTGAAGACAGTATTTTTAATGATCCACCTGTGGTTCCAAGCCTTCCCACAGCATCAGTCGATGTGCAGGGCTTTCATGATCCGTTCCTGCAACCACCTGGCCCTGGTCTGAAAGCTTCCTTCAAGTCTTCAACTAAGCCAGGTAGTACAGAG gaggagacaacaaagccagcaggtttaagagaggaaaatg